One window of the Natronomonas marina genome contains the following:
- a CDS encoding CARDB domain-containing protein: protein MDTNSTLAFEDRGTVLLIVAVVALSAATVVAFAGGVTAQVDSSERTLNATEVQPGDTVEVTIEATLANGGSRVGISDDFSPEFASADVDIPTVNGDSVLPIVSVSDPGFIEVALEEDFSAGDTITVVYTVTVPEDASNDQTYSFDGTSAIDDTSEVSHSGDSELLAGSPDISVTDYSVDNTTVGPGETVTVTANVENTGAIAGEKDVTFVTDGTDAENQTVSLGAGESTTVEFTTSFSDTGDHTVSVDDLSSTTVSVVTSDVSVTDYSLSSTQVGPGEQLTVTATVENTGGQDGQTDVTLVTDGTDAETQTVSVAAGGTETVQFTTSFAETGQYDVTVNDLSPTTVSVVQADLAVTDYSVDKTNPDPGETITITADLTNTGSSSGEIDVTLVTDGTDAETQTVSVPADSSDTVEFTTSFAEAGDHTVTINDLEPTAIQVGSADVSVTDYSLSSTEVEPGEELTVTATVENAGELAGETDVTLYTGEDVPALTAESQTTKTVSVGPGNTTTVEFTTSFAEVGQYPVTVNNLEPTTVTVADISVTDYSVDKTEIELGETLTVTATVENLKSTTDSLDVELLSNGEVQETQSVSVGPGNTTTVELTTSFAQIGEYEVAVNDLDPTTVSVVDIGVTEYSLNKTEAEPGEPVGVEATVENTKSTSDTLEVVLSTGETTTATENITLDGGESGTVQFTTSYEEFGDYQLSVNGLEPTTLTVGEPNLSVTGITLSEDEVLVGAPVMVSATVTNDGSITGTLEVTLFADGEEVTSESISVAPGESENVAQEVVFESVGVVELSVNDGPPQQLTVFDFEDDESGSADDEPAEEPTPTDEPDEEPTPTDEPAEEPTPTEASDDDDDEPAEEPTPTEASGDDETDETPPSDADDQFGFGFVAALAALLAALAVLATRRE from the coding sequence ATGGATACGAATTCCACACTAGCGTTCGAAGACAGGGGGACAGTACTTCTAATCGTCGCGGTGGTGGCGCTGTCGGCCGCGACGGTCGTCGCCTTCGCTGGCGGGGTGACCGCACAGGTCGACAGCTCCGAGCGGACTCTCAACGCCACCGAGGTCCAGCCCGGCGACACCGTCGAGGTGACCATCGAAGCCACGCTCGCAAACGGCGGGAGCAGGGTCGGCATCAGCGACGACTTCTCGCCGGAGTTTGCCAGCGCCGATGTAGATATACCGACGGTGAATGGAGACAGTGTGCTGCCGATCGTTAGCGTGAGCGATCCAGGCTTCATCGAGGTCGCCCTCGAGGAGGACTTCTCGGCCGGTGACACGATAACGGTCGTCTACACGGTCACCGTCCCGGAGGACGCCTCCAACGACCAGACGTACAGCTTCGACGGTACATCTGCCATCGACGACACAAGCGAAGTCTCCCACAGCGGCGACAGCGAACTCCTCGCGGGGTCGCCCGACATCTCCGTGACCGACTACTCCGTCGACAACACGACTGTCGGGCCGGGCGAGACGGTGACCGTCACCGCCAACGTCGAGAACACCGGCGCCATCGCCGGCGAGAAGGACGTGACGTTCGTGACGGACGGCACCGACGCCGAGAACCAGACGGTCTCGCTCGGCGCGGGCGAGTCCACCACCGTCGAGTTCACGACCTCCTTCAGCGACACCGGTGACCACACCGTGTCGGTCGACGACCTGTCGTCGACGACGGTCTCGGTTGTCACCTCCGACGTCTCAGTGACGGACTACTCGCTGTCCTCGACGCAGGTGGGGCCGGGCGAGCAGCTGACCGTCACCGCGACCGTCGAGAACACCGGCGGCCAGGACGGCCAGACCGACGTGACGCTTGTGACCGACGGCACCGACGCCGAGACCCAGACCGTCTCGGTCGCGGCCGGCGGCACCGAGACCGTCCAGTTCACGACCTCCTTCGCGGAGACGGGTCAGTACGACGTGACGGTCAACGACCTGTCGCCGACGACGGTCTCGGTCGTCCAGGCAGACCTCGCCGTGACGGACTACTCGGTCGACAAGACGAACCCCGACCCCGGGGAGACGATCACCATCACGGCCGACCTCACGAACACCGGCAGTTCCAGCGGCGAGATCGACGTGACGCTTGTGACCGACGGCACCGACGCCGAGACCCAGACCGTCTCGGTGCCGGCCGACAGCTCCGACACCGTCGAGTTCACGACGTCGTTCGCCGAGGCCGGCGACCACACCGTGACGATCAACGACCTCGAGCCGACGGCGATCCAGGTCGGATCGGCCGACGTCTCGGTGACGGACTACTCGCTGTCCTCGACGGAGGTCGAACCCGGCGAGGAACTCACCGTCACCGCGACGGTCGAGAACGCCGGCGAACTCGCCGGCGAGACGGACGTGACCCTCTACACCGGCGAGGACGTGCCCGCGCTCACGGCCGAATCCCAGACCACCAAGACGGTCTCGGTCGGTCCGGGCAACACTACTACCGTCGAGTTCACCACCTCCTTTGCGGAGGTCGGCCAGTACCCGGTGACGGTCAACAACCTCGAACCGACGACGGTCACCGTCGCCGATATCTCCGTAACCGACTACTCCGTCGACAAAACCGAGATCGAACTCGGCGAGACGCTCACGGTCACCGCGACCGTCGAGAACCTCAAGAGCACGACGGACTCGCTGGACGTCGAACTGCTGAGCAACGGCGAGGTCCAGGAGACCCAGTCCGTCTCGGTCGGTCCGGGCAACACCACGACCGTCGAGCTCACCACGAGCTTCGCGCAGATCGGCGAGTACGAGGTGGCGGTCAACGACCTCGATCCGACGACGGTGTCGGTCGTCGACATCGGCGTGACGGAATACTCGCTGAACAAGACCGAGGCCGAGCCGGGCGAGCCCGTCGGCGTGGAGGCGACCGTCGAGAACACCAAGAGCACGTCGGACACCCTCGAGGTGGTGCTGTCGACCGGCGAGACCACGACGGCGACCGAGAACATCACCCTCGACGGCGGCGAATCCGGGACCGTCCAGTTCACCACCAGCTACGAGGAGTTCGGTGACTACCAGCTGTCGGTCAACGGTCTCGAGCCGACGACCCTCACGGTCGGCGAACCGAACCTCTCGGTGACCGGCATCACCCTCTCGGAGGACGAGGTCCTGGTCGGCGCGCCGGTCATGGTCTCGGCGACGGTCACGAACGACGGCTCGATCACCGGTACCCTTGAGGTGACGCTGTTCGCCGACGGCGAGGAGGTCACGAGCGAGTCCATCTCGGTCGCCCCCGGCGAATCCGAGAACGTCGCCCAGGAGGTCGTCTTCGAATCCGTGGGCGTCGTCGAACTCTCGGTCAACGATGGGCCGCCCCAGCAGCTGACCGTCTTCGACTTCGAGGACGACGAGAGCGGGTCGGCCGACGACGAGCCGGCCGAGGAGCCGACGCCAACCGACGAGCCGGACGAGGAGCCGACACCGACCGACGAGCCGGCCGAGGAGCCGACGCCGACCGAGGCGTCCGACGACGATGACGACGAGCCGGCCGAGGAGCCGACGCCGACCGAGGCGTCCGGCGACGACGAGACCGACGAGACGCCGCCGTCCGACGCCGACGACCAGTTCGGCTTCGGCTTCGTCGCGGCGCTTGCGGCACTGCTGGCCGCGCTCGCAGTCCTGGCGACCCGGCGGGAGTAA
- a CDS encoding S8 family serine peptidase: MRVTSPSPRTVAALVLVATLAVVALPGVAVPAAADNGSEDVYVHPGVESADGERELLVGFETDGGTRRDDAESLRAARLEAQSAPVERLRRTDGVTVLRQFWVTNAVLIRATEGVDVGTDLAGIEAVEEIYLNFETRPSTPVATDGVVETETHDAEEDGLGQVNARAAWGSFDTRGANATVAVLDTGVDDDHPDIDLAENGWAEFDASGDRLDTEPHDPSGHGTHVTGVVAGGSASGEYIGVAPDVRLLHGKVLDDGGTFAQIIAGIEWALERDADVISMSFGIPASDDSVYEEAFVEPIRTASESGAVVVTSSGNTGQGKTGSPGNVYDAVAVGAVDDDGEVPGFSSGETVDTSEAWGDDAPASWPATFVVPDVAAPGVDVVSAAPGGGYTAVSGTSAAAPYASGTLALMVSANGSLSRAEAKSVLRESAVHPDPSTEPDDRYGAGVVDAHRAVTAAVHDGSVAGTVETADGAPAVGVVVRTAHGTTGLTDESGRFSIPVPPGSRTVTVDPFGYTAASRTVDVAAGGSGSTNLVVSETVDVRTHAGQPDVVAAGESFDVELEVANLETYAVAVDGERGTLGAENVTLRVDGEEVAAGETVAVENGTSRVTLSVSVDGDATGTLALNHTVAGTDETVVVETGPTEAMADPRPASFRITETAFGETVGADRTLETTAVVENTGDYTDTQSVAYRVDIGGTQRSFYRQVTLSGGETAEVSWTVTFDEFAGGEYDHRIETGDDSAAATFEYLTSEFVVTGVEAPATVTAGETATVSATVENVGDIAGDGTAEFSVGGETVAGRSVDGAPGETATVAFEFETATRPTGVYEYVVGTPDDAVRDDLLVEEPPITAYAAEDGTIGNEGLREASEDWRVGHLSTASFRGTIDEWRTNATVTG, encoded by the coding sequence ATGCGCGTCACATCGCCGTCGCCGCGGACGGTCGCGGCCCTCGTGCTCGTGGCCACCCTGGCCGTCGTCGCGCTGCCGGGCGTCGCCGTGCCCGCGGCGGCGGACAACGGCTCCGAGGATGTCTACGTCCACCCGGGCGTCGAGTCCGCCGACGGCGAGCGGGAACTGCTCGTGGGGTTCGAGACGGACGGTGGGACGCGCCGCGACGACGCCGAGTCGTTGCGGGCGGCCCGCCTAGAGGCGCAGTCCGCTCCGGTCGAACGGCTCCGTCGCACGGACGGTGTGACTGTCCTCCGGCAGTTCTGGGTCACGAACGCGGTCCTGATACGGGCCACGGAGGGCGTCGACGTCGGGACCGACCTCGCGGGCATCGAGGCGGTCGAGGAGATATACCTGAACTTCGAGACGAGGCCGTCGACGCCGGTTGCCACCGACGGCGTCGTCGAGACCGAGACCCACGACGCCGAGGAGGACGGCCTCGGCCAGGTGAACGCCCGGGCGGCCTGGGGGTCGTTCGACACCCGCGGGGCGAACGCGACGGTGGCGGTGCTGGACACCGGCGTCGACGACGACCACCCCGACATCGACCTCGCCGAGAACGGCTGGGCGGAGTTCGACGCCAGCGGCGACCGCCTCGACACGGAACCGCACGACCCGAGCGGGCACGGCACCCACGTCACGGGCGTCGTCGCTGGCGGGTCCGCAAGTGGGGAGTACATCGGCGTCGCTCCCGACGTGCGACTGCTGCACGGGAAGGTGCTGGACGACGGCGGTACCTTCGCCCAGATCATCGCGGGCATCGAGTGGGCGCTGGAGCGCGACGCGGACGTCATCAGTATGAGTTTCGGCATCCCCGCCAGTGACGACAGCGTCTACGAGGAGGCCTTCGTCGAGCCGATACGGACGGCCTCCGAGTCGGGCGCCGTCGTGGTGACCTCCAGCGGCAACACGGGCCAGGGAAAGACGGGGTCGCCGGGCAACGTCTACGACGCCGTCGCGGTCGGCGCGGTCGACGACGACGGCGAGGTTCCGGGCTTCTCCAGCGGCGAGACGGTCGACACCAGCGAGGCCTGGGGCGACGACGCGCCCGCCTCGTGGCCGGCGACGTTCGTCGTCCCCGACGTCGCCGCACCGGGGGTCGACGTGGTCAGCGCGGCCCCGGGCGGCGGCTACACCGCCGTCTCCGGGACGAGCGCCGCCGCGCCGTACGCCTCGGGGACGCTCGCGCTGATGGTCTCGGCCAACGGGAGTCTCTCGCGGGCCGAGGCGAAGTCCGTCCTCCGGGAGTCGGCCGTGCACCCCGACCCCTCGACGGAACCCGACGACCGGTACGGCGCGGGGGTCGTCGACGCCCACCGCGCCGTCACCGCCGCCGTCCACGACGGCAGCGTGGCGGGCACCGTCGAGACGGCCGACGGTGCCCCGGCGGTCGGCGTCGTCGTCCGGACGGCCCACGGGACGACCGGCCTGACGGACGAGTCGGGGCGGTTCTCGATACCGGTCCCGCCCGGAAGCCGGACCGTGACGGTCGACCCGTTCGGCTACACCGCTGCCTCCAGGACTGTCGACGTCGCCGCCGGCGGAAGCGGGAGCACCAACCTCGTCGTCTCGGAGACGGTCGACGTCCGGACTCACGCCGGCCAGCCGGACGTCGTCGCCGCCGGCGAGAGCTTCGACGTCGAACTGGAGGTGGCGAACCTGGAGACGTACGCGGTGGCAGTCGACGGCGAGCGGGGGACGCTCGGCGCCGAGAACGTGACGCTCCGCGTCGACGGCGAGGAGGTAGCCGCCGGCGAGACGGTGGCGGTCGAGAACGGCACATCCCGGGTGACTCTCTCGGTTTCGGTCGACGGCGACGCGACGGGGACGCTCGCGCTGAACCACACGGTGGCGGGGACCGACGAGACGGTCGTCGTCGAGACCGGGCCGACCGAGGCCATGGCCGACCCCCGTCCGGCGTCGTTCCGCATCACCGAGACCGCGTTCGGGGAGACGGTCGGCGCCGACCGGACGCTGGAGACGACCGCGGTCGTCGAGAACACGGGCGACTACACGGACACACAGTCGGTCGCCTACCGGGTCGACATCGGCGGCACGCAGCGGTCGTTCTACCGGCAGGTGACGCTGTCCGGCGGCGAGACGGCCGAGGTCTCCTGGACCGTCACCTTCGACGAGTTCGCGGGCGGCGAGTACGACCACCGGATCGAGACGGGCGACGACAGCGCGGCGGCCACCTTCGAGTACCTGACCAGCGAGTTCGTCGTCACCGGCGTCGAGGCACCCGCGACCGTGACGGCGGGCGAGACGGCGACGGTCTCGGCCACCGTCGAGAACGTCGGCGACATCGCGGGCGACGGGACAGCCGAGTTCTCGGTCGGCGGCGAGACGGTGGCCGGCCGCTCGGTCGACGGTGCGCCGGGCGAGACGGCGACGGTCGCCTTCGAGTTCGAGACGGCGACGCGCCCGACGGGCGTCTACGAGTACGTCGTCGGAACGCCGGACGACGCCGTCCGTGACGACCTCCTCGTCGAGGAACCGCCGATAACGGCGTACGCCGCCGAGGACGGCACCATCGGAAACGAGGGGCTGCGCGAGGCCAGCGAGGACTGGCGGGTCGGCCACCTCTCGACGGCGTCGTTCCGGGGGACGATCGACGAGTGGCGTACCAACGCGACCGTCACGGGGTAG